The window TATGCACCAGgagttgatttattaaaagccaaagaaatgttaaaaaataaaaatcgcaGTGTTCCATCAAGACAAACAATGACACCAgcaatatcatcaacaaataattatgcttcatttgatgataaatggCTACAACGTGAAGTTGTTTTGTCTAGTACAGAAAAAGTTTTTATCAGCTGGTATGAAAATCCAACAACATTTTTTGTTCAAGCATTGACATCAGAAAAACAATTTAGACCAATGATGAATGAACTACAACTTGCATATGTcaataaaaaaccaataaatgaATCAAATTTAACAGCAGGTACACCAGTTATTGCAATATATAAAAGTGATGGTGCACTTTATCGTGCTGATATTGTAAAATCAAATGGTGCAAATGGTTACATTGTTAAATACATTGATTTTGGTAATGAAGGTGctgtacaaaaaaatcaaatatttaaagttgataaaaaatttatgacatTACCAAGACAAGCTGTTAAGTGTTGTTTAGATTTAATACCATCACAAAATGATAAAGTATGGTCTAAACAATCAAttgaacaaattgaaaaaatacttgatgttGAACAATTAGAATGTACTTATGTTAAAgaaaattctaataatatatttgtcgTGTCATTGGTCAATAAAGgtgttgatttaataaaagaaattattaaaaaaggatTTGGTATTTTACCACTTCCACCAGTACCAACAAAACCAGATATCATTGAATCACTACCAATGgtacatgaaaatattgacaTAAATTTGTTGGTTGGACAAACATTACGTGTTAATGTTTCTAGTTTTGAAAGTACTGCTAGATTTTTCATTCAGTTACCATCAGCAACAATCAGCCAAAAAGCCATTGAAAGTTTTATGGCCAACAAGGATCCAAAGgtaagatttttaaattaaattaaacataattGTTGCAtgcaagctttttttttttttcctttcttgaTATGATATTGCACATGGATTGCTCATAattccaacaaaaaaaaaaaaaaacatatatataaaaataacaacatcaaAATCCCCagtgttaattattaatctgtataaaaaaaaaaaaaaagctatgattgattaatattgtatggtatttatttaaaacttatgacaaatttttgatgttttaataattattgttttaacaatgtaacaattaatgacaatgcaaattttttaatcattgtcCTGAGCCTTGTTTATAATTCTCCTCGGCTGTATCCTTAAATAacaagcaataataatataatcgtCAAAGtattaagcaaaaaaaaaaaaacagaagagataatcataaaaaaaaactaaaattatttgacgtaataaatataaaatctaaGCAACAAGTATGCCAATATGTTAGGTGATGAAAAAACTATCAGTACGCGAGGTTACTCACCTCGGAGCTGGTTGTCTTGTACAAATTGATAAGGAATGGCAACGGGCTGTTGTCATTGATTGTTCACAACAATCTGGATTTAATGTGAGGCTCATTGATACTGgagaatatcaaaaaataccAGTGAATTGCgtgagttttattttattcggtCGAGTCAAAtacgttattaaaaattatatatttatttatcaatttaaaaaaccatacATATTTAATCAGTTATAAATTTCCTAGAccttgttgttgatgttaattattatatatatttttttttaaaaccccCATGTGAatggtttttcattttttaaatttatttccaagcacaaaatatatcttgaatgattatttggattgatgttattaattgtattttattttttaagctcTAGActatttaaagatttttttttaaaatatgtattttgtttttttgatgacaTTTAGATGCTGGCATTGCCAAATCAACTGGCAGTAATGCAGAATCAAGCAGTCGagtgttttattaaaaatgcacAAACATCAAATGCTGAAAATCAAAAACTCAAAGGATTAATTGAAAAGAAACATGTTATAATTTACATTGaagaaatacaaaataatggtaaacttgtagttaaattatatgacaatatgggtaaaaaaattaaaacagcaATGAATGAGAAAGATGAAGTGATAAGTAGTGTATGTCAGTTGCCAATATTAAACATAGCAAATAATGTAATAGTAACTCATGTTGAACATTCAAAAAGTATATGGATTAAAAAATGTTGTGATGCTGATACAGATGCTATATTACTTCAAGagttatatgattattattcaacattaaAAGGTACACCATTGTATCCAGCAATTGGTAAATTATGTGCTGGTTTAAGTATTGATGCAAATTGGTACAGAGCAATTGTAAGAGAAATAAATGACAATGGTGCTATTGtacaatttattgattatggTAATTATGAACAATTACATCCAGATGCTTTATATGAACTTGAACCAAGATTTTATGTTATACCACAACTTGCTATTAAAGTTGGTATATCTGTTCTTGTTCGTGGTACTgaatatgaacaaaaaaaaatattagaaccatatttacttgaaaaagaatttatagCATCATtgtataatattcataataattggATTATGGAAATGGAAATAACACCAGGTGAAAAATTAAGTACAATATTAAAACGTTTAGAATTGGTTGTTGAAGAAACAGTTGCACCAGTTGTTGATCCAAATGAGCCAAAAGATATAATTAATGGTGGTAAATATATTGTAACTGTAACACATGTTGATAATCCAACACAATTTTGGGTACAAAGATTAAAAGATATTGCATGTATTGATCGTCTTCAAGgtgatttacaaaatttaagtAATGGATTTAAAAGTATCATTGGTATACcagaagaaaatttaatatgtgcTGCTGTATATTCAGTTGATGAACAATGGTATCGTGCACAAGTTATTGATGCTGATGAAGAAATAGTTACAGTACGTTTTATTGATTTTGGTAATACAGATGTTATatcaaatgttaataataataaaattaaacaattaccaGGTGCATTTAAAAGTGTACCAAAATATGCAATTAAATGTCGTCTTGATTTATCACCAATTGATCAATATGATTGGTCAGAAACAGTATGTCAACGTTTTGATGCACTTGTAACAagttatgaatatttaaatgcaattgttattgataatacaaatccaattaaaatacaattattaagtGGTACACGTGATCTTGGTgatgttttaataaaagaaaatttagcaATTAAAATGGataatcaaaatgaatatgttgatgaaataattgaaagagTACTTGATCCAAAATCAGCATTTGTTAGTCATATTAATTCACCAAGTGAATTTTGGatacaacaagaaaaatatgttCCTGATTTAGAACTTATTGCTGATCGTTTTGTTGTTGCTGATATGTTTccagtattaaataaaattaatcaaggtACACTTTGTGTTGCTAAATTTCCTGATGATGGAATGTGGTATCGTGCTAAagtattatcaacatcatcacccAGTGGAAttaatgttatatatattgattatggTAATTCAGCAATTTCAACTGAAATACGTGAAATACCAAATGATGTTGCATCAATACCACCATTATCAAGAAAATGTAGTTTATTATTACCATCTGGTTATGATAAATGGTCTGATAAATCACGTgaagaatttattaaactttctGGTGATGGTGCAACAGTATTTCatcttgaaattattaatgaaaataaagatacttcaattgttaaattaacaattgataataaagatattactgatgatttaattaaatattgtgatAAATCTTCTCCAATTGTTAAAGATAGACCAGCACCAATTGgtgaagaaaaattatgtgaaaGTGTTTATGTAACTCATGCTATATCACCTGGATTATTTTGGGTACAAGCTGAAAATAAAGTACCAGATATTGATATGATGCTTAATAATCTTGTTAAGGCATCAGATTTTATGAgattaaataaacttgaaagtGGTGTTATTTGTGCAGCAAAATATCCAGAAGATGATACATGGTATAGAGCTCAAATTGTAACACATACATCAATTGATGCTGAAGtacattttattgattatggTAATTCATGTGTTGCAAATCAATTTAGATTATTgcctgataaattaaaaaatgtgccACCACTTTCACGTCAATGTGGATTAAAATTACcagcaaatattaaaaattggtcACAAGAAGcatgtgataaatttttcgagCTTATTGATGGTcaaacatttttcaattgtcaacAACTTGATCAAAATTACGTACGTTTATCACTTGATGATCAAGATGTTTCAAATATATTACTTCCACTTTGTAGTAAAACACCAATTTTTATACCAACAACAATTAGTGATATGAATGATgttcaaaatttatcaaacaatacATCTGGTGTAGGTGCTTCAGCAGTTTCAGAATCATCATATACACTAAATACTAGTCACGAATTAAgtgttgatgatattgttgGTCTTTATAAAGCACCACCATTGTCAGGTAACTCTGTTGAAAgtgaaaattataatgtacTTGAAAAAACATTTCCTGATATAGATGAATTACCATGTTCACCAATGCCAGAACAAATGAGAAGAGAAATAATTGGTTGTGATGATCCTACACTTTCACCTGGTTTTGAAATTTCTACACCTAAAATAATTGATCCACCTGAtactaaaataattgatgaatctGAAATTATAATACCAGATATTGAAACACAAACTCTTGATGATGAAATGTGTGATTGTATTGAAGAAGTTGTTTTATCACCATCAATACCATCACCAGTTGTTAGTGAAGGAGAAGTATCACCAAAATATccatttgataatgatgaagaatTTGTTAATGAAGTTGAAATTAATGATTCACCAGAAGCAATAATTATACCAGATGTCATTAATGAAGAAATACATGAATACAAACTTGCAGAAGAAGATAATGATGTTGTTGAACTTGTTGAACAATCAAATGTTACAacagatgataatattatgataagTGATATTGCTGATGAAGTTATTGTTAAGGATGAATCAAatgctttaattattattgatgaattaactGATGTGGAAAGTGAATATTCACCACCTTGTCCATTAGTTATTGATACTGaaactgatttaaaaaaagcagCAATTGATACATCAGATATTTCAGTTGAAGATGTTACTCTTGAAGTAATTACTTCTGAAATATCACCAGAGTAATagacatctttttttttttttttttttttataattagaaaatttatttataaaaaatactgtgtATTATTATGAGCAACTTGagcaacaattattatttttttttctatttagttGGTATTTAGttgtaagaaaaaattattgattaatataatttattttagtcatTAATTTGccatataatattcattaatcaaaatatattaataaagtcttgaaaaaCACAAAtgaatcaaagaaaaaataaaaaaaaaaaaagttaattgaaGACTGATGTTTGTTGAAATGGcaactaataaatattaatattttgtttttgaaatggtgcttccttatttttaaattaggaCACTGACAGTATGATGACTATTTATATTcatgttcattttattattattatttttttaatttaattatcagctgttttttttttttttttcattaatcatACTGGAAGTAATAGTTGTGTATTTTTGACAAATATATGagtgataaaaaacaaagaaaaaaaaaaacttcgcTTGAAGCTGGATAAACATAGTTttagtttgataaaaaaaaaaaaaaataaaaaagaaaaatgtataaaaaaaaaaaaacatgtttattaattgttgctaattaaaattttgtatgcTGCAgctcaaatattatttttctaattaaaaaattgtctctttattaattaatttattattattttgcttgttaattttgtttgtaaatatttatttcaggaATTTTTTCGTCCTCgtttctttttcatatttttttgctttaatttgtctaaaaatttattaaaaaatattaatgagttttattttataaattaatatgtgaatttataaattattttaccgttTCTTATCATTTGaggtttaattttttcatcatattttttatgtctcTCATCAGCAAGAATTTTTTGAGCAACTTGTATTTAATCTTTTAAAAACCATTTTAAAGttgcttgatttttttttgatgtacttatccattttatatatttttttttcttttttaaaatattttttaaacaattttatattattttcaatatgcaACAAAGGCACGACCATcttggatttaaaaaaaaattcactcgCGCTATCTAACTAAAAAACTACCGactatttttttgtagaattttatcgacaattatgaattttttaaattataaaagctGCAGGGTGTCGTACACTCGGAGCTCACCTGGAGTTCCAGATAAAGATTATGTTGAAGGTAGTTGAAAAAAAGgtcttgtattaaaaaaaaaactaaaaaaaacttttaaataaacatttggattttttgtaaattaaaaaaaaagaacagcAAATACGACAGTGAGTGCATAATGAgtgcaaaaagaaaatatgatgAGATAGACCAACAAACCTTTGATGATGGtgacaagaataaaaaaaaagttgtcatCAATTCACTGGATTACGACTCATTAGCACAAATCATCAGTTTgttgccaataccagaaaTAATACTTATGGAAGAAGGTCTATATTATTaccaaaataaagtttattttttgttgataaaatatcatactgttcaaactgttttttgaaaattctgataaaaattataattataaaaaaaacttcgcTTGAAGCTGgataaacattataataaaaattattttagtttgataaaaaaaagaaaaaagaaaagtgtataaaaaaaacatgtttattaattgcgATTACCCAGGTAAAGGAACAGATCTTGAAGATAGTACAATTATTGCGATTGCTAAtaaatctaaatattttacaaattcgaAATCACGTGGCTATTACCGAAACAGCTCTTGTTGCTCTGACGACTTGGAaaacttacaaaaattatttgtagaatctcttaataatattacagacgattttattaaaaatataaaaaataattttatcgcGGAGGAATTTTTTACGGATTTTCTCCACCCaagtcgattcggagaaaatttggaaaaaaattttgataccttTCTCCACTCGTTTTCCGCATGGGccaatttgggagaaattcggagtaaacgcggagaaattcaggagaaatcgcgcaaagaaatattttcaccagcttaatttcttttttttctttttaacctgattaatatatcaacaaagcaactaataaaattattttttttttcatttatgtaatttttttattttttcaactaaataaataatactagttgctattgttgttgttgttgatgatgatgagtatTATTAACAggcatcaaataaaaattctgttaaagaaaaattataaataatatgataatgaaatatgttttttttaataaataataatgaagtaCTTACAAATTAGATTATTGAAGTTTGAGAAAAGTGAAGATATTTCTCAATTTTCCTTCATCAGCTGTGAATCTTTGCAAACATGTCCTTACGAGTGTATCAAATTCATCTCCTCTCTCTATTGCAAGAAAAGTCTCTGTTTAACAAaataagttataaaaatataataaaaaaatttgattgtgGTTTAAGAAAATAGAAGACATTCATCAATTcacttttatttgtaaatttttccaAACATCTCTTGTTGACGAGTCAATAAGAGATGTTTGGAAAAGTTTACAAATAAAAGTGAATTGATGAatgtaacattattatttttctcttttctctattatttttgtaaaaatttttttattttattttctcttttttttttttttttttttttaaaattaaaaaactcaatataataaacatatttaagagaaaaaaaaaaaaaaaacgaatacaAAAAGAGTGTTGTAccgataaaataattgaataaaaaaaataaagaaaatagacTTACCCTTCAAAGACAAATATGTTGTTGATACCtttttccactcatttctccgcatgggtcaatttatTGGGAGgaattcggagtaatcacggagaaatatttccaccagggtaaattaaaaaaaaatttacatgggTACTTTTggataatcataataatttaattgtattacaaaatcaatcataatatatattattattgatttaattattattggtgATGAATCAACTGATTCGcagtgaatatttttttttttttttataattagaaaatttatttataaaaaatattgtgtattattatgAGCAACTTGagcaacaattattttttttttatttagttggtATTTAGttgtaagaaaaaattattgattataatataatttctttttagtcATGACTATATTTtgattaatgaatattatgcATTAATTTGccataatattcattaatcaaaatatattaataataactctTGAAAAACACAAACCAATcaaagaaagaataaaaaaaaaaaaaaaagagttaattaaagactaattaaaaaattgtctctctatcaattaatttatcatttttttgcttgttaattttgtttttaaatatttattttaggaattttttcgTCCTCgtttctttttcatatttttttgctttaatttttctaaaaatttattaaaaaatattaatgagttttattttataaattaatatgtgaatttataaatcattttaccATTTCTTATCATttgaagtttaattttttcatcatattttttatgtctcTCATCAGCAAGAATTTTTTGAGCAACTTGTATTTCATCCTCTAAAAACCATTTCAAAGTTCCTCGATTTTTAACTGATCTACCATATGTAGaaggcttttttttaatttcaatttcttcTTGAAATGAACTACCTCCTCCAGTTTGATCTGGTTGACGATGAAAAGCTGATGATTTTGCAATATCCTGAAGACGAAAATGTAAATCTGGTCTACTgtcttttaaaaaagtatctGAAAATGCTGATTCAAATGgtggattttttatattatactgAGTATTATAATCTTGATGATTTATATCACAACAAAAgttaaatggtttttttaaattatgtaattttaaatttccaatAGTTGGGTTTTTTGttgcttgatttttttttgatgtatccattttatatatttttttttcttttttttaaatattttttaaacaattttatattattttcaataagaaATTTCTacatgtcaatttttataatttaaaacaaaaacatagGTGAAGTGCGCGCCGACTATAAGTGGTGGTGGggattgtttatatatttttttttttttatttctcagaaTCAAGTGTGATaatatcaagtttattttcaacaaacaatttatttgttaaagtTTCAAGCAATTTTAAGATTACAATTATAACATGAACATCTAGTAAATGGTTATTAAATACtaacaatttatcaatactacatgtatttaataataattgagtttattaaaatatagatttttataaTCTGTATTTATTAAACTGGGTAAgtacatgttatttttatcttttgaggttatattttgatgttttCAGTAGAAGAgtaatttcattgttaaaataataatatattatttaaatttttatttagataaataaataattaactgagAAATGAACTCATCGGCAATATCACCAACATCAACATTGGGAAATTCATCAGGACGTAGTGAATCTCAAGATTCAGGCTTAAGTGCAAGTGGTACACAAACATCAAAAATTCTCAATCAAATGAAAGCTGATTTACAAgtacaaaaacaacaaaagaaattaatcAAAGAATTACATGCAAAACGTGTTAAATCATTAAGAAAAGAATTGGATTATTTAAAAGCAACTGAATGGAGATATCATACTAGTGACAGTtacaaataatcaaataaatcaatcagtcaaaattaaaattaataaaaacaatacacttattaaattacaataaataatatataaaataaattaaatttaaaaatgttatctGTACTAATGCACGTAGCTAAATCAATGCTTGGTTATTCAACAACTGAAGAACCAagtattgatgatttaatagcACGTATTGATAATGccaatataaatacaatgacATCATCAAATAAAGATGATAATCAAACATCAGATGAAATGACAGTTGGTGCATTTTATAAAAGTGGTACAATAACACAAATATATGAAGATTCAGTTGTTATTGatgatcattttatttgtgatttaactgatattacaataaataaatatgaaattggTACAAAAGTAAATTATCTTGGTTATTTAAAATCTGAAAATGATGAGCCAAGAATacgtaaaataatatcaatatgcGATGGTTTATgggacaataataataattcaaaaacaaatgaggaattaattgataataaacaaataatgaataaatttatagttgataaagttaaaaaacgtGAAGGAAGAAAAGTTTATTttgaaacaattgataaagtgattgatttaaataaagttgaaTCAACATTTGTTCCTTATGTTGGTGATTGGATACAGCTTGAATCATTACTTGAAGTTGATGAATTATCACATGATTTAAGTGGACAAGTATTAgaagttaataaaatacaaccaTTAagatctaaaattaaaattggtcTTGTTACAAAATATGATGCAAAAACTGGTGTTGGttcaattgaaaaagatattgtatttaataaatattcatgtgAAACTGGTTATATACCACGTCTTGGTGATAAAGTTGTTTGTGATTGTATTGAAAGTGATcaaggtatatatatttggcGTTGTTTAACAGTTGTATCACTATAtcatttacaaaaacaaaataacaataatggtgatgatgatgatgaagatgaaaataatattaaaacagttgaaaaaaataaattatatgatcttgaacaaaataaaaatggtataacaataacaaatattgattCAACAATAATGATggaaataaatgaagaaaaagaaataaaattaattgttaaaaattcaagtaa is drawn from Aphidius gifuensis isolate YNYX2018 linkage group LG3, ASM1490517v1, whole genome shotgun sequence and contains these coding sequences:
- the LOC122852770 gene encoding tudor domain-containing 6 isoform X2, with the protein product MSLNIPSETFQLYVTHVEAEGPLLKIWGQSNKEEASRIETIIHQMSVHFDHGIGSVAPDTLLIANTICCAYHEDGYYRARICRVLQPTNTVLVQFIDYGNVESVPFSKIRLHNDTTEGIRLQTLPGVANDFTLSDVLPFNHQWDPRMVDYIKNSLRYHEWPACVVSIEAKKRWLNLYYQGRRYCDHLIYSKMAVPAQRCEMIEIIKSSPTMNHHHHHVQNQLAKPRNQLPNNTNNNNNNNTWRQSESATSSNKTTTTTTTTVIEKSSSIQPQLVFTSRIIDKSNQVYVTVSHVDDGPLKFSIQLKETHDELLNLMKKISNYQAKPLSEPPDAPGTVCLGKHSKEHVLRRAVIMAVIDSLEAKVFYIDYGDNEKLSHSDIYELPAEFINPPPFSLRFTLSDVRNLIVDQQVKDYFSQIVRNKTLLLHVRPREDSTLIQYCCLYDQNGKSILDMIIDKFPDSINTWPEAITLRQSSRENVHVSYVEGCSKFYVQLDKMSKHLEEITKDVAESIKTSPNVKPEQIKIGAKFLAQCTADSQWYRAKITSVQNNNNQVTVQYVDYGNDETLPITSLRSLLFKSKSTKIPALAIPCILSGYESAPFNEEVDYKFEELVLDKPLSVEVIEERANKSNIVNLYDISTMPIVLISPMLKITTSTTTTTEVLSTASTNGDTTTLTASTTPTATVPVVASTEFAVPAPVMTASPGRGGRVQSYENDLNKSFENTPADIPKKSWKDEQNEQQKKPFNQQKQWQSGGQGRQGQEQQTDDRRGRRDSWDKQGQNDGANDRRNSWSKSSDRQGQYDNNNRGRKDSWNKSSQRQTDGAKDTWNKSADRSSSDKDSDTSSMSGSGGGRRGQYEQRNNNFNQKDQRREPRRSNDFSDKQNNQNNTSWDSDSSSKQQSRNQSPRNNYNNSPKEFNTSSPREYNNQRNNNINTINNQEFKIPPPNITLGAIKNCLIVFVTNPSNFYLQLCPDNLELDNLMEKIGKIYETGGTKLSKSSMKIDTNCIAQYSEDLRWYRGVIKKLEASGALIEFIDYGNTEVVNYNNIKEIQQDISKLSTQAVHCKLLGPIINSNWNNTDIDKFSALVEEEALEAEFVGKDEQTGVYEILLKRVVNGVPSSSYINSEYAPGVDLLKAKEMLKNKNRSVPSRQTMTPAISSTNNYASFDDKWLQREVVLSSTEKVFISWYENPTTFFVQALTSEKQFRPMMNELQLAYVNKKPINESNLTAGTPVIAIYKSDGALYRADIVKSNGANGYIVKYIDFGNEGAVQKNQIFKVDKKFMTLPRQAVKCCLDLIPSQNDKVWSKQSIEQIEKILDVEQLECTYVKENSNNIFVVSLVNKGVDLIKEIIKKGFGILPLPPVPTKPDIIESLPMVHENIDINLLVGQTLRVNVSSFESTARFFIQLPSATISQKAIESFMANKDPKVMKKLSVREVTHLGAGCLVQIDKEWQRAVVIDCSQQSGFNVRLIDTGEYQKIPVNCMLALPNQLAVMQNQAVECFIKNAQTSNAENQKLKGLIEKKHVIIYIEEIQNNGKLVVKLYDNMGKKIKTAMNEKDEVISSVCQLPILNIANNVIVTHVEHSKSIWIKKCCDADTDAILLQELYDYYSTLKGTPLYPAIGKLCAGLSIDANWYRAIVREINDNGAIVQFIDYGNYEQLHPDALYELEPRFYVIPQLAIKVGISVLVRGTEYEQKKILEPYLLEKEFIASLYNIHNNWIMEMEITPGEKLSTILKRLELVVEETVAPVVDPNEPKDIINGGKYIVTVTHVDNPTQFWVQRLKDIACIDRLQGDLQNLSNGFKSIIGIPEENLICAAVYSVDEQWYRAQVIDADEEIVTVRFIDFGNTDVISNVNNNKIKQLPGAFKSVPKYAIKCRLDLSPIDQYDWSETVCQRFDALVTSYEYLNAIVIDNTNPIKIQLLSGTRDLGDVLIKENLAIKMDNQNEYVDEIIERVLDPKSAFVSHINSPSEFWIQQEKYVPDLELIADRFVVADMFPVLNKINQGTLCVAKFPDDGMWYRAKVLSTSSPSGINVIYIDYGNSAISTEIREIPNDVASIPPLSRKCSLLLPSGYDKWSDKSREEFIKLSGDGATVFHLEIINENKDTSIVKLTIDNKDITDDLIKYCDKSSPIVKDRPAPIGEEKLCESVYVTHAISPGLFWVQAENKVPDIDMMLNNLVKASDFMRLNKLESGVICAAKYPEDDTWYRAQIVTHTSIDAEVHFIDYGNSCVANQFRLLPDKLKNVPPLSRQCGLKLPANIKNWSQEACDKFFELIDGQTFFNCQQLDQNYVRLSLDDQDVSNILLPLCSKTPIFIPTTISDMNDVQNLSNNTSGVGASAVSESSYTLNTSHELSVDDIVGLYKAPPLSGNSVESENYNVLEKTFPDIDELPCSPMPEQMRREIIGCDDPTLSPGFEISTPKIIDPPDTKIIDESEIIIPDIETQTLDDEMCDCIEEVVLSPSIPSPVVSEGEVSPKYPFDNDEEFVNEVEINDSPEAIIIPDVINEEIHEYKLAEEDNDVVELVEQSNVTTDDNIMISDIADEVIVKDESNALIIIDELTDVESEYSPPCPLVIDTETDLKKAAIDTSDISVEDVTLEVITSEISPE